The genomic interval TGCGTCATATTTTACCCAGaactctttttttgttttggtgttttaatctCATAGTCATCCCTTTGAGAATTATGGTTGTATAAGATCTCCATTTTGTTCTCTCCCATACTGCAACCAACTTTATATTATTTGGGTCtcttttgtagagagagagagagagagagagagagccactcgCAACCAATTGTTAGCGCAGTATTCAGTCTTGCACAGCTGCTTCGAGATAGAATGTTGGGAGTGAGGAGGGAACGAAATGGCGAaatgggggaagagagggagaaggaggagggatataagaaggagaaagaagggagtagCAAGTggcggaaaagagaaaggacgtATAGGATAAAGAAGAGTAGGGAATGGAGACTCAGTGGATTAGTTAAAAACAGGggttggggaagagggagggaagcgaggtgggtgtggaggaggagtcatgcTACTGGCGAAGGGGTAGGAAGGATTGGGGGGACCGCTGATGTGTTCGTATAAGAGAGAGCAGCTGGACTGGTTCAGTTGCACAATACGTACCGCAGTGGCTCTCATCAGCTGTATctctcacctccccctccctgtTGGTACTTCACATTCCTCAAAGGCTCTCATCACTCCGTTCCTGCTGCACTCCCGTCCCCCTCGTCGTTCTCCctttctacttctcctttcttccagcGGTAAGTGACGACCAgtggaagtgttttttttttttttcagtaaatcaGTGATGTGTTACGGACTGCTATTAGAAGGTTATGTTGAATTTGTGtggatgagggaggaaaagatctGTGAAGAAGTAGAGATGTGTTTTGTAGTGAGATGGGGGGCAAAAAATGAGTTTACTCTAAAGCTCCGCCCACCACTTGAGAGCAAACGAGTTCTTAAAACAGATGTGTAGAGCGTCCGAACACTTGGAAGTTATCATTACAGGGAAAAGTGTCGCACGAAGCGGTCATGTGCACTGAATATGAGTGAAGACTTGAGTAGCAGGGGAGGAGTGCGAGTTTGGTCAAGGACCAATACGAGAGTGAGGGATGCTTCAGGGATTCTTGAAtggggagagtaagaggagaagtgTTACAGAGCATACACGTGTGTGAATGTGGTgacttaaaggaagaaagagggagatgtaACAACAAGAGTACCAGTAAAAGAAGCGACAAATTTAATTGTCAGTGGTCGTAATTCCTGTGGTTAGAGTCATTCTCAGTGTGTAGTCACAGATGATTAGTCTCTTCagctctttcccttcctcatccttatgGAACATGCTATACCGTCACCCAAATGCTGTTATGTTTAATTGGCTGCTATGACCAAGACATCATTGCGCCATGGAGTCACTGAGATCCATGGTTAGCCATTAATTAGTCTGTCACTTTACTCATACTCGGCTAGTTACATACGTACTaaatagtcagtcagttatcctTGCtgggcgcgcgcgcacacacacacacacacacacacacacatgacaacaggaaaagtaaataagatacGCGTGCTTAGCCATTGTTCAAAATTTCTATGACGTAAGTGTATCCCtcatttcctgcttctcttttcctacttctgtttttctatccctctccctcaataacctctttctttcctcccttccctgatCGCTTTGTCACTCATGATTAAGAAAACAAACGAAGTCACCTCCTTAAAGATTACggcggaggggagagggagggagcgatAGGGGCACCAGTTTGTGATAGAGAATCAAGGCCACATAATTAGTACGTGTTAGCCAACACATAAacaggaacacaaacaaaaagaaagaacaacaactgTGGAGGATATTGTAAAGGAATATATGAACAGTTACGTATGAAGAAAActtaaatgcacacacacacacacacacacacacacacacacacacacacacacacacacacacacacacacacacgcacgcacacacacacacacacacacacacacacacacacacacactctctctctctctctctcacacacacacacacacacacacacacacacacacacacacacacacacacacatacaaggaaGGCAGACACTTTCCAAAATAAGAGTTTCtcttatatgaatatatatatatatatatatatatatatatatatatatatatatatatatatatatatatatatatatatatatatataattatgataataacaacaacaacaatgataattaaTGTGGCTCCAAACTTGATATCGTAAGGACATCACGGTCAactgttctgagagagagagagagagagagagagagagagagagagagagagagagagagagagagagagagagagagagagatttaaaaccTTTTCTCTACGAGGGAGTATACGTATTGATAGATGCATGATAAGTCTAGTAAGAGTGTATGGTATTATATAGTGAATACTGGAACCTTGGGTGGCAGATTACATAGCcaactttttcctttccactcacAATCTGGAAGAATATAATTATTCCTAAAGATGACACAAAACACTTTGGTGATACACTCGTACAGAGATTCGTAAGTCATGTTTCAACGTGATTGTTATTTACTGCACAATGGCGGTGTTCCTGTCTGCACACTTGATCCTACAAGATAGAAATAATGCCAGCTCAAACTTTTAGGAAACTCAAACTCCCTGTGCGCATGAGATACATAAGGGAGGCACTCCAGCGATGTCGAGTGCCACTTGTTGCCTCCGCACGCTTCACAGGGTAGTTGAAGATAATAAGAATGAATTTGAGCTTCATGGCACAGCAAGcaagattatatttttttttgtccgttCCTAACGTCTCTCCCTTACTTCTCTTCCAATATGTTAAACTTAATACCTTAAAGTTCTGATTGCATGCTGTGTAgatcgctctgtgtgtgtgtgtgtgtgtgtgtgtgtgtgtttcactgtttgatctgctgcagtctctgacgagacagccagacgttaccctacggaacgagctcagagctcattatttccgatcttcggataggcgtgagaccaggcacacaccacacaccgggacaacaaggtcacaactcttcgatttacatcccgtacctactcactgctaggtgaacaggagctgcacgtgaaaggagacacacccaaatatctccacccggccggggaatcgaaccccggtcctctggcttgtgaagccagcgctctaaccactgagctaccgggcgtgtgtgtgtgtgtgtgtgtgtgtgtgtgtgtgtgtgtgtgtgcgcgcgcgcacgtgCATCTTGAATAAACTAAGATGAATACTATTATTTTAGTTTCCTTTGATcagtgtgtgtaaaaaaaaaaaaaaagaaaattcataacagcaaaaaaaaaaaaataaataaataaaataaataaataaataaagattaataATAGAAAACGAAGTTGAAATTTAGAGAAAGGCAAATGGAACAATGCGAGGCGGTGTGTACGTACAGTGCATACAAACTCTCGCTAGGAAGAAAGGATtcatgtgaaggaaagagggaacgaCTGGGAaccgaaaaagaagagatggggaGGCATGAGTTAAGGAAATGATAAGGGAAGAAAGCCTTGATAATCTCCTTATTGACAGCAGATCTAAAGTCTTTCATCAACTAGTTACGTAAAAATATGGATTGTAGTATGTGGTGTTTCTCAAGACCGTATAAcattggagaaagaggaggaagaggaggaggaggaggaggaggaggaggaggaggaggaggaggaggaggaaggaggaggaggaggaggaggaggaggaggaggaggaggaggaaggaggaggaggaagaggaggaggaggaggatgaggaggaggaggaggaggaggaggaggaggaggaggaggataagaacagaaggaaaaggaaatgagggtAAAAGTGATATGAGCAAATTCATGATGAAGGCCATGGATCTTCCCGAAACTAAAGAGAAGCTAAGATGAATCCTAGAAATGAAAGCACGTAATAAGTCGGCCTAACAGAGACTCGATCCCTTAAGACTCATCCAATTTCACATCTTGTTTGCCATGCCTGCCTCCCTCTTACCACTGAATAAAGgcaaaataaaccaataaaaacaGTACTTACTTGTTGTAGGTAGTTGTCGAAGTGTACACTTTTCATTATTGTATAATGTAGATATCCAGTTTATTCTTCATGTATATAGGCATGCACTTTATGCTaaaacatacattttttttttcaaatggcaGACTCAGTTTTTTCattgagtttatttattttcaaacatcaaactaaataaactttcttaatttttttatgaTGCACTTTTAATTTCTGCATCAATTTGTACTTCAGCATTAATTTTCGAAATTCACGAAATAAACGCGTAAATTTCAACCTTCAATCGAACTACAAGTAAAGTTTGACAATTGTATTTTTAGATATCAAACATTTTACAACTTAACCATGATAGTTTTCAAACATTAAACACCACCCATCACCCTGTATCACTGGTCTGCTAACCACAGCACAGAGGGAGATATCAGAGATAGCCTATATGGAAGGATATGTTATATATAGGTTGTACCGCTGAAGATTCCTGCACCGCTGCCGCACTCACACTTACTAGTTGAGGGTTGGGCTTTCCTGGAAGCCAGTTCGGGCTTGAAGAATGATTAAATTTTCCTCTGTGTGCGGGTGTGTTGTTGTCGCTTGATGATAGCAGACGCAAGATCTCGTACAGCAGGGTGATACTGTCCAAGTCGTCACAGTCCATCAGGCCTTGCATTACTATGTCCAAACAGAAACGAGACGTAGACTGTTTCATTTTCGgtctggtgttgatggtggggGACGGTGGAAGCGCGTGGCGGGCCGAGTGATCGAGTATAATTCGTACTCAACTTAAGATGTATTCAATATTATCCTCTTTTACAATCTCCAATACTAGGAATATCAATGGAGTATATGATTTAGCAAACACTCTCACCTTGACTGCTACCACACCACCAGCAAgcccttcactatcaccaccacttacacCACAAGGCCAGTGTGACTACGCGACTCTATCCATTGCACCACTCcttcctccaacaccaccaccacctcacctctaTCTCCTCGTGTCTCCAGATCCGCCGCGATGCTGAGCTTAGTGGCCACGAaggcggtggtgctggtgctgatgcTGGTGCTCACCATGGCCATGGGACTCCTGCCTCTCTACGTGTACAGGATGCTGACAAAAAGGCTTAACCAGGTGAGCTGCTGTTGTACCGAGTGTGaatgctttttctttctctttgtttctgatGCCCACATATAcccccctcctttctctctctctctctctctctctctctctctctctctcattaaatatTAATTTATTACATGCTCTGAAAATATCtttcatcccattttctccatcttttcatcGGTTGaacttccttcttgttcttctcatttcttcttctttagatTCTTTCCAAAAATCTTTCCCTCCTCGTTatgttcctcttttccctccgcTAGGTGGCTCTCTCTATCAGTCTGTGTTTCGGCGCGGGAGTTCTTCTTTCCATCgtgttccttcaccttcttccgGAGACGCAGGAGAATTTCCGGTTCGCTATGGAGGAGGAACTCATACAGCACACCTCTTACCCGGTGGCGGAAGTGGCCGTGTGCTCTGGGTTCTTCCTCGTCTACTTGATGGAGGAGGTGATCCATGGCTGGGTGGCCCACCAAAAAGGAGACCACGATCCCCAGGTATGTGACATGGACACAATACTTGTACTACACTAGCAGTCTCCACCTCAAGCCTctgttctttatctctctttttctcgtattctttagtttttcttaatttgtttagttcttatttcttcattcaaaGTACAGTACGCAAGTGTTAGGGACACGATATTACTGTAATCTTTCAGTTTCTGACTCATATATGTTTTCACCTCCACTCATCTCATActtcttgtgtttcttcatcatcctcatcatttcctttttaGTAAGTCACAATATACCTTAAACACTTCAGGAACACTCATGTGTTACGTTAGTCACCGCAGCCGGGAGAAAATGCCCGTAGTATAATCTACTAAGTCATGCTCTTAGAACAGTCCTTTTAAACTACGAAATATTGTGAAGTAGGAGGCAGAATCAGTTTGTATAACTTACTCAGAATATGGCTGATTTAGAATTCAGTGAAGTGGTTTTTATTTTCCCAGGAGACCCACGAGGGACCTGCAACCGTGGAGGAAGCACAGAAGGAGGCGAGAGCGAGGAGAAGGTCGAACAGAGTGTCTGAGTTACGCCACAGCACGTCCAGCGTGCTTGGGGTGACGGTGATCAAGGAAGTGAAGGGCTACCTCAATGGCTCcttcgaggaagaggaagcaacgCCTGATTCCGAAAAAAATGGCGAGGCTTCGAGCTCGGTGCACATCCATCACCGCCAAGATCAGGTCAATCCAGGGCTGTCACTGGTAGGTAcgctgatggtggtgacggcACTCTCCTTCCATGGTGTGATGGAAGGCCTCGCCATTGGTCTGGAAGAGAGCATTCGGGACATCTGGACACTGTTTGCAGCACTGTGCTGTCACAAAGTAATCCTTGCCTTCAGCATGTCCATGGAACTTCTGCAGGCTGGCATGAAGCTCTGCCCTTTCCTTATATCTGTTAGTATCTTCGCCTTCGCCTCGCCGTTGGGGGGCCTCATCGGGGCTCTAGTGGCGGGCTTCTCGGACCAAGAAAGTGTGGCGGGCATATTGTCAACCACCTTGCTGCAGGCGGTGTCTGGCGGGGCCATTCTCTATGTGACTTTCTGCGAGGTGCTTGAACGGGAGCGGACCAAGCCCATGAAtggttttttaaagtttttggcACTCCTGGTCGGCTTTGGCATCATGGCAGGGCTGGAAGCTGTATCTGGCCACGAGCATGGCCACCACGACAGCGGCAGTAATTCAGACATGACAACCACCTCTCCGGTCCTGTGCTCATCGCCTCCACTTCCTGAACCCATTTAACCGTGAAAGCGAGAGTCGACAGGGGAGCAGACACCACGTGCTGGGATCATCGGAGGAGCGCAACGTGGCCAGCATCCCAGTACGGAGTGTGGTTGCCGTGCATACTTGGTTAGCGGCATAACGCTCTGTGTGCTGTGCCTCATGCTGGGACAAAGGAGAGTGTGGAGAGGCCAAGAATTCGCAGTCTCACCTCAGGATGGCCCAGACGGAGGAAGCTGCGAAACTGCTGCCTGAACCATCCTTCGCAGATCGAACTGGTTTGGGGCAGGGCCGGTGAGAGCCACTCAGTAAAATCCCTCTTGATGATCTCCATAATTTGTTGGTGActcctcgttgttgttgctgttgttcctgttgatgatgatgacgacgatgatgaagaCAACGACGACGATAGCGATGACGCCGACtaagaagacgacgacgacgacgatgatgatgattaacttCTAAATATATGAAAGACAATTTTTTTCTGCAGTGAAGTGGACAGAATCACGTAATTAAAGCGGTGGGCTTACTAATAgagtacacgcacacacgcacacacacacacacacacacacacacacacacacacacacacacacacacacacactgttgataTGAGCATGGTCGGCTTATAACTGAgaaggttcgagtcccgggtgcAGCGAGGCACATTGGCAAgtcttttaatgtgtagcccccgTTCACTTAGTAGCAGGCAGATATGGGATGTAACCtcaggagttgtggcctcgttgtctcggtgtgtggtgtgtgagtggtctcagtcctacccacaGATTGGTTAGTATGAGCTccgagctctttccgtaggataacgaccataggtgaatcacacacacacacacacacacacacacacacacacacacacacacacacacacacacacacacacactccataatATTCTGTAATAATTCAGTAGAATGCTAATCTGCTCTAATCTTTACAAGCAATAAAGCATACCAAGCCATCAGTATCTCTCTCAActcacaccttcctccttcGTCCACACTGAGCTCCTGAGAGCCTCTGCCGCAGTGTGAAAGACAACGCAACGCTTCTcgattttttcttactttgccTGTTATCAGGGTTATTGAAAGTAAGACAAGAAAATGCCACATATTTTATTACTCTTGCGAAAGTTTATTACTACGTTACGAATCTCTGTTATCTGGACTTGATATGGTACAGTCGTCTGAGTATGTCTCCCAGATGCCCTTTTGAGAGACAGTCAGCTGCTGCCCTGTGCTCGTGTACCCTCGCAACAACCTCCCATGAGAGAGTTAGTACACACAGACTCCATGCTTAGATATACATTCAAAGATAGAACAATTTGGCGTTGTCCCAGAGTGACTTTTCACAATACACATGACAAATTTGTTGAACAAAATGTGTAAACCATCAAGTAGTACTTTCCACTGATTTCATTATCATAATCTGTCAGGAAACTATGTCTCAGCCATTGTACCCTTAACTACACAGTAAGAAAGGCTGCTCTGGCTATGTAATCCAAGAaattactaatgataatgaatgcAAATCAATAATCGTGAAtatgagaagatggaaatgaaaagggaaacattcagtgtCTACTAACACTGgcgagacaagaaaaaaatggcggttgaaatataatagtaataatattgataacagtGTTTGCATATGAACTCATCGTGAGGACACCTTGGTCaaccgtaaagagagagagagagagagagagagagagagagagagagagagagagagagagagagagagagagagagagagagagagagagagagagagagagagagagagagagagagagagagagagagagagagagagagagagagagagagagagagagagagagagagagagagagagagagagagagagagagagagagagagagagagagagagagagagagagagagagagagagagagagagagagagagagagagagagagagagagagagagagagagagagagagagagagagagagagagttatatttttccttttcataataTTCTTTCTATGATATATACGTATACTTCCAAGTGAAATCACGTTTGTACTCCACATGAATGTATGCAGTTATGTGTATGAA from Portunus trituberculatus isolate SZX2019 chromosome 47, ASM1759143v1, whole genome shotgun sequence carries:
- the LOC123520439 gene encoding zinc transporter ZIP1-like, with the translated sequence MLSLVATKAVVLVLMLVLTMAMGLLPLYVYRMLTKRLNQVALSISLCFGAGVLLSIVFLHLLPETQENFRFAMEEELIQHTSYPVAEVAVCSGFFLVYLMEEVIHGWVAHQKGDHDPQETHEGPATVEEAQKEARARRRSNRVSELRHSTSSVLGVTVIKEVKGYLNGSFEEEEATPDSEKNGEASSSVHIHHRQDQVNPGLSLVGTLMVVTALSFHGVMEGLAIGLEESIRDIWTLFAALCCHKVILAFSMSMELLQAGMKLCPFLISVSIFAFASPLGGLIGALVAGFSDQESVAGILSTTLLQAVSGGAILYVTFCEVLERERTKPMNGFLKFLALLVGFGIMAGLEAVSGHEHGHHDSGSNSDMTTTSPVLCSSPPLPEPI